One Podospora pseudopauciseta strain CBS 411.78 chromosome 4, whole genome shotgun sequence genomic window, GATGGCTGTGATCACCGGGTGGACGTTTTCAGCGGTGCGGGAGGCGATCAGAAGGTGAGCTGGTGATGCTTTGGCGAGTTCGATGGCGATTGAGCTCCCGATACTAGGTTGGCCGGCGCCGGTGACGACGAAGGTGCGTCCTTTGACTTGGGGAGCAAAGGCTGCAACGGCTTGCTCGCTGGTGACAGTGCTAGCAAAGACAGTCATGCTGAGAGATACAAGTTAAGGGCGAGTTCCAGGTTTGCTGTAGTAATTCTGTGCCACAGAACGCTAAGGGGTTGCAAACGAGAGACATATTACATATCTGTGGTTTAAAACCGCAGGCCATTCTGGATCCGGCAATAAAGGGCATGCCTGCATTGCCGGATGCCTTAATGTGGCGAAACCACTGTTGGGTGCCTGTAGAATTGATGCTGTGCATCAATGAACCGAATGTTGGACCGAAACTATTCGGCTTCCCTTCATTGTACCTGATCGTTACCAAGCTGCCTGGCCTTTCAAAGCTGGGACGTGTCTGAGTAAAGCTTGGGTAGCAGATAATGAAGGCTCGGACAACATAATCTCAACCGGGCACTTGGATGGTATCTACTTATTTCCGTAGGTATCTGTCTAGACTGATTAGGCAATAGTACCTTAGCAATTCCACATACATACACTCTTCCTACGGCCTAAAGGCCAGATATCTTGCCTTTTGAAGAATGTTATTACCTAGATCCAGCAAGCCTCTCTCTTGCAGTAACTTTGCATTCCAGCTTGAAAACATATTCATTACATCAATACCTAGCCCAGCCCCATTCTCCAGTTGACAACAGTGTTTGAAAGGGAAGTTGACACCACAAAAAGAATGTTGCCGGCCATTTACTGCAATCATTTCCCTCAGTGCTTGACCTGGGAGGCTCAGACCCAGGtttcccttccctctcttGAGCACTTGGCTCAGCCGGCAACTCAACCACCAGGTTCTCGGATTTCTTTCCAACAAGCTCATGTGCTGGGTAATATTTGTTCGCGACCAGCTCATGGACTGGGCTTTGTTAGCCGCCAGTTCATGTGTTGGTAACGAAACAAGGATAGTGTTGGGGAGTTTAGCGACATCATGAGTCTCGACATCCTCGCCAGAAATGTCCGCCTGCTTAGTTTTATTCTGCCGGATCATGAAAAGCCTCGTTGTCAAGATTGCCAGTACAATTAGTACAGCAGAGCCAAGTCCGACTCCTATCCCAATTCCTGTTTTCGCAGTCTGGGAAAGTTTCGTTGCTGCTGTCAAGAGCCTCGTTTGCCAATGTTTCCGGCGCTGTGACTGTCCCTATTATGGATGTCGTAGGCGTCATGGAAGGTGCATCTGGGTGTGGATTGTCTTGGATATAAAACATTCTACTGTCACTTTTCCAGTTCGGGTCGTCAGATCGACGGAGCCGAAGTCTAAATTCCCGGCTGTCGAGGAGAATTGAGTTGTTGATATTGTCATGGTCCCCGATGTCCCACCATTCCTGGACGCGAGGGTCGGATGAATAGTAGATGTCCTCTACCAGCTTAAACCTTCAGTGACAGCTTGAACAACGGTTCTGGTCAACAATGACGTACTGAGCAAAGTGCCAATCTGGTCCGATCCTGAGTCCCAAGGTCCAGGTCGTAAGTGCCAAATCTCAATCGTCAAGGAATCGGAGTATGCCATCCCAACGCTCCATTCAATAAGAAATTTACTGCCGAGAGCAAAGCGTTGCGGAATCCCAGTCAAATCATCGAAAGGTGGATTGATCCACGTCACGCCCAGTGGTTCAACAGCCGACACTACATGCTGCACTAGAAATGCCAGGCTAACCGCCTGCTGAATTGGTTTGAAGAGCCGGACCCCCATGGCTTTTTTTGGAAACATAAAGGGTTTACTTCGAGGATGAaggggaaaagagaagaacCGGATGACGGAGCGATCAAGTTCACCGACGCGGGTTCCGACAATATAAGGTAGGTCGTAAAACCCTCCCTCTTTGCTTCTGAAGACCTGTTGGAGGGACCTGTACAACAGCACACGTGTAGGCGTAAGGGACCAAACAAGTGATGGAAAGTTGTGACACAATCTGTGTATGATGACAGAGTCGAATAAGAGTTTTTGAACAGGTTGCACATTTTGGTGACTTTCTGACACTTGTCACACTTTGAAGTGGGCACATGTGCCGAGTGGCTCAGCGGGCTATCAAATTGGTCTTTCCATCAAGCGACTCGACATGACAGCACTGCATACCTGTACCCTTTCGACTGACAGGCTTTACCGCCCCTGGGTTGTTcgctcttctcctcgacAAATCCCACTTCATCTGTGTATTATTGGGGTGTGTACCTATCTACCTAGCTACAGACTTCCAGCCCCTATGTGTTACATGTCACCAAAACCTAACACCGCGACCATTGATTCGACCGTCACCCTTCAAGATACCCGATTTCAGctccccgcctccaccgACGTAGGCTGAGTAGCCAACTCAGCCGCATTGCTATGACCATTAACGCTGTGCACAACGAAAGGGCTTGAGTAAAGCGGTGGTTTGCCAATATCATGAACCATTTCCTCATTCGGACCGCTGTCGAAATCCGCCTTGCTGTCTCTGCCCCGCCGCTTCAAGACAAATCTTGTCAGAAGAACAGACAAAGTTATCAGCAACAGGGACCCAAGCCCAACTCCAACGCCGATGCCGATCTTCGCTGTCTGAGGCAGATCGCCGTTGTTGACTGGGGTAGAGGGATCAGACGTCGGGAAGGACTGTACTGGATATCGTCGGTTGTGTCAACGTCGAAAATGTCTCTGTTGACGTCGCCGATGTCATCAGGGATGTTTGGGCTACGTCCTCCAAGATAAACGCCCGGCTCTAAAGCGAGCCATTCTCGTAACCGTACTTTTCGATCATGATATCGGCATGGTTACCGGGGGGCGGATCAGTAATAACCAGCACGAAGCGTGGGTTGTTGGCAATGGCTTTGCTGTCGATGTTGTCACCCTCTCCGATGACCCACTGGAGCGTCTGTTGGTTCTGTGCGTCTTCTGAAAGCTGAAAGGTCAAAAGACTTTCTCCTGCCATCATCGTGGGCTTTTATGAGTGGTAGGTACCCACGAGCTAGAATGCCAATAACATCACCATCCCTCTTCTGCGTCCACTGCCGAACTTCGAGTGTGATTTTCCGGAGTCCAGCCGCTACCCAGGTGACCTAGA contains:
- a CDS encoding hypothetical protein (antiSMASH:Cluster_5), which codes for MFPKKAMGVRLFKPIQQAVSLAFLVQHVVSAVEPLGVTWINPPFDDLTGIPQRFALGSKFLIEWSVGMAYSDSLTIEIWHLRPGPWDSGSDQIGTLLKDIYYSSDPRVQEWWDIGDHDNINNSILLDSREFRLRLRRSDDPNWKIGLGSAVLIVLAILTTRLFMIRQNKTKQADISGEDVETHDVAKLPNTILVSLPTHELAANKAQSMSWSRTNITQHMSLLERNPRTWWLSCRLSQVLKRGKGNLGLSLPGQALREMIAVNGRQHSFCGVNFPFKHCCQLENGAGLGIDVMNMFSSWNAKLLQERGLLDLGNNILQKARYLAFRP
- a CDS encoding hypothetical protein (antiSMASH:Cluster_5); amino-acid sequence: MDVAIPFEDAQNQQTLQWVIGEGDNIDSKAIANNPRFVLVITDPPPGNHADIMIEKYGYENGSL